GCACACATAGTGCACCGGCGTGCCGCCGGAGAGGGCCACCACCGCGGTGTAGAGCGGATAGTCGGGTGCGGGGATCAGCACCTCGTCGCCGTTGTTGAGCAGCGCGTTCAGCGACATGCCGATCAGCTCGGACGCGCCGTTGCCCAGGTAGACGTCGTCCACCGTCACGCCGCGCACACCCTTCTCCTGGGTGTAGTGCACCACCGCCTTGCGCGGCGCGAACAGGCCCTTGGAATCGGTATAGCCGGCCGTGTGCGGCATGTTGCGGATCATGTCCTGCACGATCTCGTCGGGCGGCTCCAGGCCGAACACCGCCAGGTTGCCGATGTTCAGCTTGATGATCTTGTGGCCCTCTTCCTCCATGGCCCGGGCCTTCTCCAGCACCGGACCCCGGATGTCGTAGCAGACATTGGCCAGCTTGGCGGACTTGGAGATGGATTTCAAGGAAACCTCCGGCACGACGGTGACAAGCGCAGAACTGAAGCGAATGCTGCAGCGCAAAACCTATAATTTAACCACAGCCCCCCTGCCGCTGCCGCGGCTTTTCCGGTGTGCTGGCGCCCTCCCCTCCGCCCTTCCGACCGACTCGAGCGAACCCGCCGTGAAGCTGCAACCCGACCGCATCGACTCTGCCAATGTCATCGGCGCCCACGGGCCCGAAGGCGTCACCATCAATGGCCAGCTGCACACCCGCAGCATCCTGGTGCCACACACCGGCGGCATTGAGGACTGGCCCTGCAGCGATCCCCTGCAGTTGACAGCCGAGCACTTCGAGCAGGTGGCCCGGCTGCAGCCCGAGGTGGTGCTGTTCGGCAGTGGCCCGCGCCTGCGCTTTCCTCGACCCGAGGCGCTGCGCCCGCTGGTGGAGCGCGGCATCGGCATGGAAACCATGGACACCGCCGCCGCCTGCCGCACCTACAACGTGCTGATCTCCGAAGGCCGCTCGGTGGTCGCTGCGCTGCTGCTGGCGGCGCCGGCCTGAGCCGCCGCGGGGGTGGCCGTGCGCGCCACCAGGGGCTGCCGCACATCCCCCTGCATCCCCCCATCTTGCATGCGGCGGCCGCCCGCCCAAGCCACGCTGGGCAAGCGAGAAGCCGTATAATCAGGGGCTACGCCTGACCCGGCGCAACCCTCAAAAAAATCTACATGACGCCAGCCCTCAATAAACCTCTTCCGGAATTTGAAGCGCTCGCGACCGGTGGCGTGAAGTACACGCCTTCGGCATTTGCGGGGCAAACCGTCGTCCTGTATTTCTATCCTAAAGACAATACCCCGGGCTGCACCACCGAAGCGATGCAATTTCGCGACAAGCACAAGGACTTCCTGAAGGCCGGTGCGGTGCTGTTCGGTGTGTCGCGCGACAACATGGCCTCGCATGACAAGTTCAAGCAGAGCCTGGAACTGCCGTTCGAGCTGATTGCCGATACCGAAGAAAAGATGTGCCACATGTTCGGCGTCGTGAAGAACAAGATCATGTACGGCAAGAAGGTGAAGGGCATCGAGCGCAGCACCTTCGTCATCGATCCGAATGGCGTGCTGGTGCACGAGTGGCGCGGCATCAAGGTGGCGGGCCATGTCGATGAAGTGCTGAAGGCCGTCAAGGCGCTGAAAGCCTGAGCCTGCGCCCTCCGAAACGAGGGGCCGGGCGCCGGGGCGCCGGCGTTGATCCGCGAACCGAGTTGTGCATAATGGGTCCATGCCGTTGAGTTGGACCTCCTGCATGACCGCAAAGCCGCACAAGGTTGTTGTGCGGCTTTTTTGTTTTCGCAGCCTGACGCTTTTGTCTCTACACAATGCCACTGCCGAAACCGCCCGCCAAAAAAGCCACCGTACTCTCGCTTGCTGACCTGGATGCCCAGGCAGCGCCGCGGCCCACCCGGCGCTCTTCCAAGTCCGAACCGGCTTCGCCCGCGGTCCTGGATCTGTTCGATCCCAGCGAAAAACCGGCATCGCCCCCCAGTGTGAAACCGGCCGCCAAGGCCGCCGCCAAGCAGGCAGCACCCGCACCCGCAGCGCCGGTGGCAGCGCAGCCGCGCACCGCGGCCAAGCCCGCCAAGCGAGCACGCAGCGAAGGACCGCCGCGGCTCTTCGTGCTCGACACCAATGTGCTGATGCACGACCCGATGTCGCTGTTCCGCTTCGACGAGCACGACATCTACCTGCCGATGGTGACGCTGGAGGAACTGGACAGCCACAAGCGCGGCATGTCGGAAGTCGCGCGCAACGCCCGCCAGGTCAGCCGCGAGCTGGACGGCCTGGTGGCCGGCAGCACCGGCGCGATGCCCGAAGGCATCCCGCTGTCCAAGACCGGCCACAAGGATGCCGGCGGCTGCCTTTTCTTCCAGACCCAGCTGCTCAATGTGCAGCTGCCGGAGGGCCTGCCCCAAGGCAAGGCCGACAACCAGATCCTCGGGGTGGTGCAGTCGCTGCGGCAGCAGCACCCGACGCGCGACGTCGTGCTGGTGTCCAAGGACATCAACATGCGCATCAAGGCGCGTGCCCTGGGGCTGCCGGCCGAGGACTACTACAACGACAAGACGATCGACGATGTCGACCTGCTCTACACCGGCGTGCTGCCCCTGCCTCCCGACTTCTGGGACCGGCATGGCAAGACGATGGAGAGCTGGCAGCAAGGCGGCCTGACCTACTACCGCATCAGCGGCCCCCTGGTGCCTTCGCTGATGATCAATCAGTTCGTCTACCTGGAGGCGCCCGGTGTCGTGCCGCTATATGCCAAGGTCACCGAGATCACCGGCAAGACCGCGGTGCTGCGGACGCTGAAGGACTACAGCCACCAGAAGAACGCCGTCTGGGGTGTGGTTGGCCGCAACCGTGAACAGAATTTCGCGCTCAACCTCCTGATGGACCCGGAGTGCGACTTCGTCACGCTGACCGGTACCGCCGGCACCGGCAAGACGCTCATGACGCTGGCGGCCGGGCTCAGCCAGGTACTCGACGAGCGGCGCTACAGCGAGATCATCGTGACGCGCGTCACCGTGCCCGTGGGCGAGGACATCGGCTACCTGCCGGGCACCGAGGAAGAGAAGATGTCGCCCTGGATGGGCGCACTCGACGACAACCTCGAGGTGCTGGCCCGCTCCGACTCCAGCGCCGGCGAATGGGGTCGGGCCGCCACCAACGAGCTGGTGCGCTCGAAGATCAAAATCAAGAGCCTGAACTTCATGCGCGGGCGCACCTTCCTGAGCAAGTACGTCATCATCGACGAGGCGCAGAACCTCACGCCCAAGCAGATGAAGACCTTGATCACCCGGGCCGGCCCCGGCACCAAGATCGTCTGCCTGGGCAACCTGGCGCAGATCGACACGCCCTACCTCACCGAAGGCAGCTCCGGCCTCACCTACGCGGTGGACCGCTTCAAGGGCTGGCCGCACAGCGGCCACGTGACGCTGGCGCGGGGGGAGCGTTCGCGGCTGGCCGATTTCGCAAGCCAGGTGCTCTGACCGGGCGGCCGCCGGCCATCGAGGGACGGGCCCGGCTCGTCGGCGCCCGCGGCTCCGAGATGAGCCACTCCGCCTGCGGAGTCGACCGCGCGCCCTGCCCTGTGCCTGCCGTGCAAGGCCGGCTCCTCATGCAAAGGGCCCCATGACGGGGCCCTTTTGTCGTCCTGATCGCGCCCAGGCGCGAGGTCAGTAGTCGTCCGGCCCGGTATAGCCCGGCGCCAGGTTCTCGAACTTCGTCAGCGGCTTCAGGAAGGCCAGCTTCACCGTGCCCACCGGGCCGTTCCGCTGCTTGCCGATGATGATCTCGGAGACGCCCGGCTCCTTGCAGGCTTCCTTGGTGTAGTACTCGTCGCGGTAGATGAACATGATCACGTCCGCGTCCTGCTCGATGGCGCCCGACTCGCGCAAGTCGCTCATCATGGGGCGCTTGTCGGTGCGGGTCTCCACGCTGCGGTTGAGCTGCGACAGGGCGATCACCGGGCAGCGCAGTTCCTTGGCCAGCGCCTTCAGGCCCCGCGAGATCTCGCCGATGACGGTGGCGCGGTTCTCCTCGCTGCCGCCGCCATTGCCACTCATCAGCTGCAGGTAGTCGATGATGATGAGTCCCAGCTGCCCGCACTGGCGCGCCTGCCGGCGGGCGCGTGCGCGCAGCTCGGTCGGGCTCAGGCCGGGCGTCTCGTCGATGAAGATATTGGCATTGCGCAGCTTCTCGACCGCCTCGGACAGGCGCGACCATTCGTCGTCACGCAGCGAGCCGGTCCGCAGGTGCGATTGATCGATGCGCCCCAGCGAGCCGACCACCCGCAGCGCGAGCTGGGCGGCGCCCATTTCCATCGAGAACACCACCACCGGCAGCCCCTCGGCCACCGCCACATGCTCACCGATGTTGAGCGCGAATGCGGTCTTGCCCATCGAGGGTCGGGCCGCCAGGATGATCAGGTCGCCCGGCTGCAGGCCAGCCGTCATGCGGTCCAGGTCGACAAAGCCGGTGCGCACGCCGGTGACGTCCTCGGCGCCGTTCTCGGCCAGCTCCTGCACCCGGTCGAGCAGGTCCACCACCAGCTGGTCCATCGAGTGGAAGCCCTGCTTCGAGCGCGAGCCCTCCTCACCGATGCGGAAGATCTTGCCCTCGGCCTCATCGAGGATCGCCGACACCGGCCGGCCTTGCGGGTTGAACGCGGCCGTGGCGATCTCGTCGCTGGCCGAGACCAGCTTGCGCAACACCGAGCGCTCCCGAACGATCTCGGCATAGCGGCCCAGGTTGGCCGCGCTCGGCACGCTCTGCGCCAGCGCGTTCAGGTACACCAGCCCGCCGCACTCCTCGGCCTTGCCGAGGCTTTGCAGCTGCTCGTAGACGGTGATCACGTCGGCCGGCTTGCTGGCATTCATCAGGCCGGCGATGGCGCTGTAGATCAGGCGGTGCTCGAAGCGGTAGAAGTCGGCCTCGCTGAGCATGTCGCCGGCACGATCCCAGGCGCCGTTGTCGATCAGCAAGCCGCCCAGCACGCTTTGCTCGGCCTCGACCGAATGCGGCGGGATGCGGAGCTTGGCAACTTCATCGTCCTGCGCTGGCCCTTGCGGACGGCCGAAGTCGGAGCTGGAGAGTAATGCGGACATAGGCGGCAATGATAGGACCGTGCCTCTGCCTGAACCAGTGCAGGCAGCACGGACCGGTGGACAACGCTGTGGAAAACGAGTGCAGCGCCTGGGGATGAACTGAGGATAAAAAAGGAAAAGGCCGGTCCAGGGGACCGGCCTTTTGCATGGCAGCGTTGAGGCGCCGGGACTGAAGAGAATCAGTCCTGCGCAGCAACCACCGCCACGGTGATGTCGACCACGACATCGGTATGCAGCGCCACCGACACGGTGTGCTCGCCGACGTTCTTCAGCGGACCGGTGGGCAGGCGCACTTGCGACTTGGCCACCTCGAAGCCTTGCTTCTTCAGGCTTTCAGCGATGTCGGCGTTGGTCACCGAGCCGAACAGGCGGCCGTCGACGCCGGCCTTCTGTGCGACCTGGACGGTCTTGCCGCCCAGCTTCTCGCCTTGGGCTTGCGCAGCGCTCAGCTTTTCGCCGGCCACTTTTTCAAGTTCGGCGCGCTTGGCTTCGAATTCCTTGATCGCGGCTTCGGTCGCACGGCGTGCGGCACGGGTCGGGATCAGGAAGTTGCGGGCGTAGCCGTCCTTGACCTTGACGATGTCGCCCAGGTTGCCGAGGTTGGCCACTTTTTCCAGCAGGATCACTTGCATGTCGGGTGCTCCTTAGACCTTGTGCTGGTCGCTGTACGGCAGCATGGCCAGGAAGCGGGCACGCTTGATGGCGGTGGACAGCTGGCGTTGGTAGATCGCACGGGTGCCGGTCAGGCGAGCCGGAATGATCTTGCCGTTTTCGCCGATGAAGTCACGCAGCGTGTCGACATCCTTGTAGTCGATCTCTTCGACGCCGGCGACGGTGAAGCGGCAGAAGCGCTTGCGCTTGAACAGCAGCGATTGCTGGTTGCGCTTGCCTTTGCGGTCCTTCGAAAACTTACCACGGGGTGGGGGCATGATGACCTCCTTCTAAATCTATCAATCCGAATTCAAAACGAACTAGAGCAGCTCGGTGATGTGCAGGACAACACCACGGCCGTTGCGCTGCGAAGCCAGGAAGCCGCCGAACTCATGGGCACTGCCCAGTTCCAGCCGGCCGATGCTCTGCGCCAGGGGCCCTATCACCACCGCCTTGAGCTCGAGGCCCAGCTTGCGGGGATGACCGGCTTCCGTCACCGTCGACTCGTGCGCCAGGCGCAGGTCGAGGGCCGGCAGTCCGGCGGGCGTGTAGCGCATCGCTCCTCGCTCGACCACCACTGCACTGAGAACCACCCGGTTCATGCAGAGGGGTCAACCGCGCGACGAGCCGGCACGGCTCAAGCGGTGGCTTCTTGCTGCGACTTGCGCGCTTCTTCCTTCTCGACCATCTTCATCATCACGGACGGAGTGGTCTCGGCCTTGCTCTTCTGCACCGTCAGGTGGCGCAGCACGGCATCGTTGAAGCGGAAGCCGGTTTCCAGCTCTTCCAGCGCTTCCTTGCTGCACTCGATGTTGATGCAGATGTAGTGGGCTTTCGCGAGCTTCTGGATCATGTAGGCCAGCTGGCGGCGGCCCCAGTCTTCCACACGGTGGATCTTGCCACCGGCGGCGGTCACGACGCCCTTGTAGCGCTCGACCATCGCGTTGACCTGCTCGCTTTGATCCGGATGGATCAGCAGAATGATTTCGTAGTGACGCATGACACTCCTTTTGGGTTCGCCGGCACTCCTGCCGGCCACGAAGCCGCCCCGGGGCGTCATATCGAAGGCGTCCGGCGCGACAGCGCCACACGCAACCCCGATGCCGGGTGCAGCAAGGAAAGCCGAACAGTATAGCGCACTTGTGAACAAAAAGCCGCCGGCAGGCGGCGGCTCCTTCACACGGACGTGACCGGCTTGGCAGGCGGCTGCTTCAGGAGCGAAGCAGCCGTGCACAGCGCTCACACGGCGCGCAGGTTCGGGTAGCGCACGTGCTCGACGAATTCCTGCACCGAGCGGCTGGGCGCGCGCGTCAGCAGGCTCACGACGATGATGACCGCAAAGCCAACCGGCACCCCGAACACGGCGGCCGAGATGGGCTGGATGCCGAACCACAGGCTCACCGGCGAGTCGATGCCGAAGACCTGTCGCAGCCAGGGCTGGTTCTGCACCATGTAGTAGATGGTGACCGCCAGGCCGGACAACATGCCCAGCACCGCGCCGGCGCTGGAGGCGCGCTTCCAGAAGATGCCCAGCACCAGGGCCGGGAAGAAGGCGGCAGCGGCGAACGAGAAGGCGGCCGAGACCAGGAACAGGATGTCGGCCGGCTTCTGGGCCGCCATGTAGGCCGCGCACAGCGCCACCACCAGCAGCAGGACCTTGGAGATCATCACGCGACGCGACGTTGGCGCGTTCGGGTCGATCATCTTGTAGTACAGGTCATGCGACAGCGCGTTGGCGATCGTCAGCAGCAGGCCGTCGGCGGTCGACAGGGCCGCCGCCAGCCCGCCGGCGGCCACCAT
This genomic stretch from Eleftheria terrae harbors:
- the rplI gene encoding 50S ribosomal protein L9 translates to MQVILLEKVANLGNLGDIVKVKDGYARNFLIPTRAARRATEAAIKEFEAKRAELEKVAGEKLSAAQAQGEKLGGKTVQVAQKAGVDGRLFGSVTNADIAESLKKQGFEVAKSQVRLPTGPLKNVGEHTVSVALHTDVVVDITVAVVAAQD
- the rpsF gene encoding 30S ribosomal protein S6, which codes for MRHYEIILLIHPDQSEQVNAMVERYKGVVTAAGGKIHRVEDWGRRQLAYMIQKLAKAHYICINIECSKEALEELETGFRFNDAVLRHLTVQKSKAETTPSVMMKMVEKEEARKSQQEATA
- the dnaB gene encoding replicative DNA helicase; this encodes MSALLSSSDFGRPQGPAQDDEVAKLRIPPHSVEAEQSVLGGLLIDNGAWDRAGDMLSEADFYRFEHRLIYSAIAGLMNASKPADVITVYEQLQSLGKAEECGGLVYLNALAQSVPSAANLGRYAEIVRERSVLRKLVSASDEIATAAFNPQGRPVSAILDEAEGKIFRIGEEGSRSKQGFHSMDQLVVDLLDRVQELAENGAEDVTGVRTGFVDLDRMTAGLQPGDLIILAARPSMGKTAFALNIGEHVAVAEGLPVVVFSMEMGAAQLALRVVGSLGRIDQSHLRTGSLRDDEWSRLSEAVEKLRNANIFIDETPGLSPTELRARARRQARQCGQLGLIIIDYLQLMSGNGGGSEENRATVIGEISRGLKALAKELRCPVIALSQLNRSVETRTDKRPMMSDLRESGAIEQDADVIMFIYRDEYYTKEACKEPGVSEIIIGKQRNGPVGTVKLAFLKPLTKFENLAPGYTGPDDY
- the priB gene encoding primosomal replication protein N, translated to MNRVVLSAVVVERGAMRYTPAGLPALDLRLAHESTVTEAGHPRKLGLELKAVVIGPLAQSIGRLELGSAHEFGGFLASQRNGRGVVLHITELL
- a CDS encoding PhoH family protein, translated to MPLPKPPAKKATVLSLADLDAQAAPRPTRRSSKSEPASPAVLDLFDPSEKPASPPSVKPAAKAAAKQAAPAPAAPVAAQPRTAAKPAKRARSEGPPRLFVLDTNVLMHDPMSLFRFDEHDIYLPMVTLEELDSHKRGMSEVARNARQVSRELDGLVAGSTGAMPEGIPLSKTGHKDAGGCLFFQTQLLNVQLPEGLPQGKADNQILGVVQSLRQQHPTRDVVLVSKDINMRIKARALGLPAEDYYNDKTIDDVDLLYTGVLPLPPDFWDRHGKTMESWQQGGLTYYRISGPLVPSLMINQFVYLEAPGVVPLYAKVTEITGKTAVLRTLKDYSHQKNAVWGVVGRNREQNFALNLLMDPECDFVTLTGTAGTGKTLMTLAAGLSQVLDERRYSEIIVTRVTVPVGEDIGYLPGTEEEKMSPWMGALDDNLEVLARSDSSAGEWGRAATNELVRSKIKIKSLNFMRGRTFLSKYVIIDEAQNLTPKQMKTLITRAGPGTKIVCLGNLAQIDTPYLTEGSSGLTYAVDRFKGWPHSGHVTLARGERSRLADFASQVL
- a CDS encoding Mth938-like domain-containing protein, whose protein sequence is MKLQPDRIDSANVIGAHGPEGVTINGQLHTRSILVPHTGGIEDWPCSDPLQLTAEHFEQVARLQPEVVLFGSGPRLRFPRPEALRPLVERGIGMETMDTAAACRTYNVLISEGRSVVAALLLAAPA
- the rpsR gene encoding 30S ribosomal protein S18; its protein translation is MPPPRGKFSKDRKGKRNQQSLLFKRKRFCRFTVAGVEEIDYKDVDTLRDFIGENGKIIPARLTGTRAIYQRQLSTAIKRARFLAMLPYSDQHKV
- a CDS encoding peroxiredoxin, translated to MTPALNKPLPEFEALATGGVKYTPSAFAGQTVVLYFYPKDNTPGCTTEAMQFRDKHKDFLKAGAVLFGVSRDNMASHDKFKQSLELPFELIADTEEKMCHMFGVVKNKIMYGKKVKGIERSTFVIDPNGVLVHEWRGIKVAGHVDEVLKAVKALKA